The genomic segment CGGCTCCGACGCCGGGCGCGTGGGCTCGACAGGGGAAGCCGTCTATGCCGGCAGCAAAGGCGCCGTCATCGCCTTTTCCAAGACCCTCGCCCGCGAGCTGGCGCGCCACGGCATCACCGTCAACGTCGTCTGCCCCGGCCTCACCGAGACGCCTCTGCTGCAGGGCATCCGTGAGCAGTCGCCGAAGACGGCGAAGGTCATCGAGGCGGTCACCCGGGCCATTCCTCTCGGGCGGGTGGGGACGCCTCAGGACGTGGCCGAGGCGGTGGTGTTCCTCGCCTCGCCGGGGGCTCGCTACATCACCGGCCAGACGCTCAGCGTGAGCGGCGGCCTGACGATGTGCTGAGCTCGCAGCTTGCGCAGGTGGGAAAGGAGACGCCAATGACGGACAGGCCGAAGGCGATCGACATCATGTATTACGTGGCCACGCCCGAGTTCATCGCCAGGTGGACGGACGCCAAGAAGGGCGAGCTCATCTGCCGTATGGAGCGGGCCATCGGCAGCCTGCCCCAGTTCGAGTCGCTCCCGGCCATGCTCACGAAGATGGACGAGGCCGGGGTGGAGCGTGTGTTCATCGCCCAGACCAAGATGTGGTCCTACTGGAACCGCTGGATGTACATGGACACCCGGCTCGACGAAGTTCTCCAGTACACCGAGACGTACCCCGACCGGTTCGTCGGCCTGGCCGGCTATAACCCCTTCCGCATCAAGGAGAGCCTGGCCGAGATCGAGACGGCCGTGACCCGACACGGGTTCAAGGGGGTCTACGTCCACATCTACGGCTTCGACATCCCGCTCCACGACAAGAAGATGTATCCGCTCTACGCCAAGTGCGCCGAGCTCGACGTGCCTGTCTCGGTGCAGACCGGCCACGTGCTCGAGGCCATGCCCAGCGAGCATGGCCGCCCGATGTACCTCGACTACGTGGCTGCTGACTTCCCCACCCTCCGCCTGCTCGGCGCCCACACCGGCTGGCCCTGGGTCGAGGAGCTGATGAGCGTCTGCTACAAGTGGGACACCGTCTGGTTCGGCGTCGACGCCTGGATGCCGAAGTACCTCAAGCCCGAGATCATCAACTTCATCGGCAGCCGTATGGGCCAGGACCGAGCCGTGTGGGGAACGAACGGGCTCGGCTGGAAGGAGAGTCTGGACCAGGTCGACGCCCTGGGGCTCCGCCCCGAGGCGCGCCAGAAGCTGATCCGCGACAACGCTCGGGAGCTGTTCCGGCTCTAGCCAAGAAAGGAGCGTCCCATGAACCCCTGGCTGGTGCTGCTTGCGCTGATCGTCCTGGCCGCGGCATTCGTCGTCGCCCCCGTCGCGGCGGCCAGCCTGTCCTACTGGCGGCGGGCCTGGCTGGTGCGCTGCCCTCAAGACGGTGCCGAGGCCCGGATCGCCGTGAACGCCCGCCGGGCGGCGCTGGCCGAGGTGCTGGGCGGATCGGGGCCCGAGATCGTGCGCTGCACGCTCTGGCGGACGCTGCCCTCGCTGAGACCGTGCGGACAGGAGTGTCTTGCGCGCCCGATCAGCGAGCGGCGGCCGGCCGGGCCACGCTGGCACCGCGGGGCCGGCGTGCGCACGATCGTGGTCCCGCTCGATGGCGCACCGGGCAGCGAATCGGTTCTCCAGACCGCCGCCGACCTGGCCCGCGCCCACGGGGCCAGCGTGCGCCTGGTGCGCGTCGAGCAGCCGCCATCCCTCGTGTACTCCCTCGATGATCGGATCGTCGCCTACTCCGATCAAGAGAGCGCGCGGATCGAGCAAGAGGCACGGCGCTACCTGGCCGGTATCGCACGAGGGCTCCCGGACCTGCCCGTGGACCTGGTCGTCCGGTTCGGCGATTCCGCCACCGAGATCGCCGAGGAGGCCGAGAAGGCCGACGCCGATCTCATCACCATGGCCACCCATCGCCGGCGAGGCGTCATGCGCGCTCTCAAAGGGAGCGTGGCCGAGCGCGTCGCGCGCTCGACGGACATCCCGCTGGTGCTGGTCCCCTACGGCCCGCCGGCGGCGGCCTGAGGCGGTGACCGGCCCTCCCCCGGCCCGGCTCGTGGCGCCGAGTCGCGGCAGCGTCTGGACGACGCGCACCGTCGCCTGGTACGAGCGCGCCGACGCGCGGAGCGACTACGCGCGTCGCGTCCTCGACGTCATCGCGCCGCTCGTCGCCGACTGCCGCTCGGCTCTGGACGTGGGCGCTGGCTTCGGGGCCCTGGCCCTGCCCCTGGCCGAGCGCCTGCGGCAGGTCACGGCACTCGAGCCCTCGCCGCCGATGGCCACGGCCCTCCGCCGTGGCGCATCCCGGCGCGGCCTCGGTAACGTGACGGTGATCCAGGGGGCGTGGGGCGAGGTCGAGCTCGAGCCCCACGACCTCGTCATCTGCGCTCACGTGGGGTCCCTGCTGCACCCCGGCTCGCCCTTCCTCGCCGACGTCGGCCTGGCGGCCAGGCGTGGCGTGGCGCTCGTCCGCGACACGCCCGGCGGCGATGACAAGTTCTTCTTTTCCGAGCTGTACCCGATCCTGCTCGGACGGACCTACGAACGGTGCAACGGTGCCGCGGCGACGGTCGGCGCCCTCGACCCGCTCGGTGTGAACGCGGCGGCAACCGCCATCGAGTATCGTTCCGACCAGCCCTTCGACAGCCTGGACGACGCTTGCGAGTTCTGGACGACCCACCTGGGACGGGACGACGCGCAGGCCCGGGCCTTCCTGCGTGATTTCCTGGCGGACCGGCTACGGCGCGAAGGCGACCGATGGATCGCGCCCTACCGCAAGCGCGCCCTCGTGGTCCACTGGCGAGTGCCCCAGCCATGAACACACCGACCGAGACGCTTCGCGACGAGCACGTGCTCATTCTCCGGGCGCTGGATCTCCTCGAGACGGCGGCCGCGCGTGTCGAGCGTGGCCTTGCCACCCCCGAGGGGTGGTGGGCCGACGTGATCGCGTGGTTGCGCGGCTTCGCCGACCGGAACCACCACGCCAAGGAAGAGCGCGCGCTGTTCCCCGCCATGGCCAGGGCGGGCGTGCCGGCCGAGGCCGGCGGCCCCATCGCCGTGATGCAGGAAGAGCACGGGCAGGGACGCGCGCTGCTGCAGGTCGTGGCGGACGGCGAGGCCCGACCGCGCGTGGTGGCGGCGCGACGCTACATCGACCTGCTGCGCAACCATATCGAAAAGGAAAACGAGGTGCTGTTTCCGCTGGCCGACGACCTCCTCGACAGGGCAGCGCAGGACGCGCTCGGGCGCGAATTCGCCACGGTGACGGCGGAGATGGGGCGCCACGCTTCGCTCGAGCACGCCGCAGCGGCCCTCCAGGCGCTCGTCACGGGGCTGGCCGGTTCGCCTGACGCCGCCGGTACCCGCTAGCACGCCGTCAGGGCCGGCCGCTGACAGCCATGAGGTCCGGGGTCCAGGGCGGATCGAAGGTCAGGCTCACGCGGGCGTCGGTCACCCCCGGGACCCTCAGCACCGCCTCGCGCACCCAGTCGAGCATCACCTCGTGGATGGGGCAGCCGGACGTGGTGAGGGTCATGGTGATGTCGACCCGGCCGCCTTCGATCTCGACCCGGTAGACCAGCCCCAGCTCCACGATCGAAAGGCCGAGCTCGGGATCGAGCACGGTCCGGAGCGCCGCGACGACGTCGTCCCGTTTGACGGGCAGCGCCACATCGGAGCCGCCGGCCAGCACCGGTGTCGCCCCGGGCGCGGCCGGCACCCAGGCGCAGCCCGGATCCTCGGCCAGAGGATCCCCCGTCGCCGCCCAGGCCCGGGCCCGGGAGCCTCCGCAGCGCTCGCGATACTCGCAGCGGCCGCAGCGCCCCCGCAGCTGCGCGGCATCACGGAGCGAGCGGAATAGCGGGTGCTCGCGATAGACCGCCACCAGATCGTCCCGGCGCACATTGCCCGCCGATAGCGGCAGGAACCCGCTCGGGCAGATGGCACCCAGGTGATCGATGAAGACGAATCCGTTACCGTCGGTCACCGCGCGTCCGGCGCGTCCGATTCGGTCGGGGCGCACCCCCGATAGTCCGGGGCGACGGCCGATTCCCTGCTGGGCCAGCACCCGGTGATAGTGCGGGGCTTCGGTGGTCTTGACGCCGAAGGGCACGCGCGCGGCCAAGCCGGCAGCCCACACCAGGACGTCTTCGATCTCGTCGGCCGCCAGCGCCTGGCCAGCGTCCGCGCGCCCCACGGGAATCAAGAAGAACAGCGCCCACAGGGCGGCCCCGTACGTCTCCATCTGCGTGGCCAGCGCTGGCAGGTCGGCGACGGTTCGCCGGCAGACCGTGGTGTTGATCTGCAGCGGGAGCCCGAGCCCGCGGGCCCGCTCGATGATCCGCATGGTGTGCCGGTGCGATCCCACGACGCCGCGGAAGGCGTCGTGGACGTCCGCCGTCGCCCCATCGAGACTCACCGCGAGGCGGGCCAGCCCCGCGCCTTTCAGGCCGCGGAGCCTGGCTTCGGTGACCGCTGCGGTCCCGCTCGGAGTCAGTGACACGCTGAGGCCGCGCGCCGAGCCGTAGGCGACGAGCTCGGCGATATCCGGCCGCCGCAGGGGATCGCCGCCGGTCAGCACGAAGAGTGGCGGGGGATCGCCGAAGTCCCGCACCCGGTCGACGAGCCGGCGGGCTTCCTCCGTCGTGAGCTCGCCGGGATCGCGATGGGGCATCGCCTCGGCGCGGCAGTGCACGCACGCGAGCGCACACGCGCGCGTCGTCTCCCAGATCACGATGAACGGCGCTCGATCGAAGCCGCTCACGACGCCCGCTCCCGAGGCGACGCGGCCTGCCGGGCCCGGGCCCGCAGGTGGCCCAGGACCCGGACGAGCGCGAGACCGAAAGCCAGCCCCCCGGCGGCGACGAGGGTCGCGGCGATGGTGATCACCGCCGCGTCCCCAATGCCGATCGCGATCGCCAGCGTGGCCAGTCCCGTGGTCAGCAGCGCATAGGCGGTCCCCTCGCCGGCGGGCCAGCCGAGCTGAGCCAGCGTCGGCACCGGCCGCCGTCCCGCCCGGGGGCCATAGGCGCGGTACCAGACGAGGAACGGTACGATCTTCAGCATCATCCCCGCGATCGTGAGCGACACCCAGCCGCCCAGAGCCAGCACACCATAGGCGAGCGCCAGCCGGGGCCCCGACCAGAGTCCCGTCGCGAAGCCGAGGCCCAGCAATGTGGCCGGGGAAAGAAACGCCGCGCCCGTCAACACGAACCGCAGTCCCCAGTCGAGGCTCGGCCGCTTGCCGCGCCAGGCCATCTCGGCAACCCACGCGAGATGACCCGCGACGGCCACGGCCACCAGCGAGGCGCCGACGACGGTGAGTGCGCTCGCCTCGAGCAGGAGACCGGCGACAAGGCCGGGGACGCCGAGCACGAGGCCCCAGAACTGGGCGCGCCCTACCCAGCCGTCGGGCTCGCGCGCGAGCAGGAACATCGGGTAGAGGCGGGCCGCCACGCCGATCACCATGGGCAGCACCCAGCCGAGCAGGGCCAGATGCACGTGAGCGTGAAGGTTGGCGAAGACCGCGCCCGGCAGGAACCTCCAGATCTTGTCGAGGCTCAGAGCCAGTCCGAAGAGAGCGGTCAGGGCGAGCCCCGCCAAGGCCAGCGCCACCAGGCGAGCGGTGAAGCTCCACCGCCGCAGACCGCGCACGGTGAGCGTCACGTTGACGAGATGCATCGCCATCCCGGCGACGACGAGACCGGCGCCCCACGCGAGCCCCTCCCACCGGGCGATGGCGAAGTGCCCCACCATTCCTACGACGCCGGCGGCGAAGAGCGCCAGTTGCCAGCGCGCCAGCCGCTCGCTCCAGACGGGACGCTCCAGCACCACGGGGATGAGCTGGTAGCTCGCCCCCATGATGGCGAGCGTGATCCACCCGAGCGTCAGCGTGTGGGTGAGGGCGAGGAGCCGTGGCTGGTAGTAGTGGCCCGCCAGCTCGGAACCGAGCCACGGCACCGCCAGCGCGGCCACGACGAAGGCGGCCGCCGCGGTCATCAGGTAGCTCAGCGGCAGCGCGACCGACGGCCCCCGCCCAGGCGAGGGCCGGATCATCCCCGGCCGCTCGCCGATCCGGGCTCGTCTGGCAGCTCACCCAGCGCCGCGAGCAGCCTGCCGAGGTCGACGCCGGCCGCGGCCGACGCCTCGGCCAGCGTCAGGCCCGCCCCGCAGCAGTGATTGATCCCGAAGCGCTGCAGCACCTCGAGGGCCCTCGTGGACCGCCCGGCGACCTCGCCGACCGTCTGGGCCGCCGCCGTGCGCGAGGTTCCCGTGGCGTGCCCTTGATGACCGTGGCAGCTGCACGTGGCCATGACTGGTTCCTCCTGACACCAGCGTAGCCACCGGGTGCCGGCGCGCCTATGATGCCGGTCATAGGCCGGGCGAGCCGCGCTATCCGCGCAGGGCCAGACCGAGGACCACCACGGCGAGCACGACGAGGACGTTCGCTCGAGCCACCCACGAGGCGCGCACGCGCAGGCCGGGGTCGGCCCCCGGCGCCCCCGCGCGCGGCCCCAGAACGAAGTCGTGGATGACGCCGAGCGCCAGGGCGAGCACGACGAGCCCGAGCTTGACGTGGAACAGCGGCACCCCGAGCAGGTACGGCCGCAGCCACAGGTTCAGGAGCCCGCTCAGCAGGAGCAGGCTGAGCGCGATCCACCCCACCGTGCGAAAGCGCAGGCCCGTCGCGTGAACGAGGCGCAGACGCTCGGCTGGCTCCAGTCGTCGCACGACCGGGACCAGCACGAGCGCGATGAAAAGCATCCCGCCGATCCACACGATAGCCGCCAGCACGTGCAGGCTGCGGGCGAGGAGCGAGAGGCTCACGGCTCAGCCCATGAACGCGCGCGCCACGGTGAGATAGATCAGGATCGACAACAGATCCTGGATCACCGTGGCCAGCGGTCCGGAGCCGAAGGCCGGATCTCCGCCCAGGCGCTGCAGGAGCCACGGCAAGGCGATCGCCACCGCGGTCGCCGTGGAGCACGCCGCGGCCAGGGAGATGCCGAGGACCGCCATGAGCTGGCTGCCATCCCAGCGCCATGCCAGGGGGACCGAGGCCAGGGCCAGTCCGAGCCCGATCAGGATCCCGGTGACGATTTCCTGGCGTACCACGCGGACGAGCGGGATGCCGACGGATAGCCCTCGGACCACCAGTGTCTCGGTCTGGGTACCGACCGCGTCGGCCAGGTAAACGATGCCGGGCAGGAAGAACGCCAGGACGAGGCTCGAACGGACCTCGTGCTCGAAGGCGGCGACGAGGTCGGCAGCGAGCACCATGCCCGCCAACCCTACGACCAGCCAGGGCAGGCGGTGGGCCAGACGACGCCACACCGGCTCCTGGAGCGAACGCCTGGCCGAGAGCGCATCGCGCCAGAGGCCGCCGAGCCGGGCCATGTCCTCATGGTGCTCGGCGAGGAGCACCGCCAGGAGCCGCTGGGGCGGGATAAGCCCGACGAAGCCTCCCGCCTCGTCGACGACCGCCAGCGCCGACTCGCCCTGCTGAACCGCCTTCCAGGCGGCGAGCTCCTGGTCGGCCCCCGGACGTACGACGGGCGGGTCGGGATCCATGATCGTCCGCGCCGACGAATCGGCCGGGGCCCGCAGCAGCGCCTCGATGGGAACCAGGCCCACCAGGCGACCCTCCACGCACACCGCGACATCGGTGGCGCAGTCGTAGCGCTCGCCGGCGAGGGCCGCGCGGATCTCGCCGGCGGTGGCCTCCGGTGTCGTCGTCGGAACGCGCCGCGCGACATGCTCGCCGGCCGTCTCGAAGGCCACCGGGAAAACGGTCTCGTCGTCTGGGACCGCCATGTCTCCTCCCTGGGCGCGCCTAGCCGGCGGGGCGCGGGCGGCGTTTGACGACCAGCACCGAGCACGGGGCGTGATGGAGCACGCGCTCGGAGACGCTTCCCAGCACCAGACGCATCATGGTTCCGTGCCCGCGCGCTCCTACGACGACGAGATCGATCTGCGGCTCGCTGGCGGCGCCGATGATCTCCTCGGCCGGGTTGCCGAGAATACAGGATTGTTCAACATTTGCGGTCTTCGATCTCAGTTCTGTCTCGAGATCTCTCAGCACACCCTCGAGCCTGGTCCGCCAGGCTCCGGCCGACTCCCGGAGCGCCGTCGGGACCGGCACCGCAAAGAGCTCGGGATCGGCGACCGGGATGCGCGGGGGCTCGGCCACGGCAACCAGTCGAATGACGAGCGTCGGGTCCAGGGGGAGCGCGGCGAAGAACCGGGCGGCCCGCATGGAGTCCGGCGAGCCGTCCACGGCGATGACGGCCTTCCGCAAACCTGGCGGCCGTCCCTTGACGACGAGCACCGGGCAGGGCGCATGGTGTACGGCCGCCGTCGAGACGCTACCGAGCAGCCAGCCTTTGACAGCGCCCAGGCCCCGGGCCCCGACGACGACCAGGTCGGCGTTCCACTCCTCGGCAAGCCGGGAGATCTCCTCGCGCGGCTCGCCCTCGACCACCCGCGCGCTGGCCGCCCACCGCCGAGTGAGGTCGGCACGGGCTTGCTCGGCGACAGCGGCGGCAGCCCCTCGCAGGCCGTCGTAGTAGGCCCGCACCGTCGGAATGTCGAGGGCCGAGTGAGGCAGCGTCACCACCGCCAGGACGACGATCTCGGCTGAAGCTGGCAAGGGGAAGCGGCTCAGCCACTCTCCGGCCGCGCGGGCGTCCGCCGAGCCATCGGTCGCGTACAGGACCCGCATCCTCGACTCCTCCTCTGCCCGCGATCAGGGCTCGCGGGATGGCGCGGCCTGGCCCGGCGGCGTCTGGACCATCATGCCCGCCGGGCGCACGACCAGGACGGGCACGGCCACGCCGCGCAGGACGGCTTCGGCGACGCTGCCGAACATTTCCTTCTCCCGGCCGGTGCGGCCGTGCGTCGTCATCACGATGAAGTCGACCTCGTAGTCGCGGGCCGCTTTCGCGATGGCGGCCGCCGGTGCACCATGCCACAGGACCGTAGCCACCGCGGCGCCACTGCCCTCCAGGCGATCCCGTATCGACTTCAAATACGCCTCGGCTTCGCGGATGGGGGCGAGCTGGCCCTCGACAGGCGCGGGCTCGTGATCGAACCGCGCGCTGGTGACACGGACCACGAGCAGCTTCGCGCCGGAGGTACGGGCGAGCTCCCGGGCGACGGGCAGGGCCGCCTCGGCCGTCTCGGAGCCGTCGAGCGGCAGCAGGATTCTCTTCACTGGCATCGCATGTCCTCGTCGGGCGCCCCGGCCGACGCCGGAGCGTCATGGGTGAACCCATTCCAGCACGGCGATCGTGCCGATCCCCGCCACGATGAGCACGACCTGGCTGACGCCAGCGGTCAGGGCGGCCCGGCGATGCAGCGCAGGAATGAGGTCGGCGGCGGCGATGTAGATGAAGCCGGCGGCCGCGAGGGCCAGCACGTACGGCACCGCTCCGTCCACGACGTCGAGCGCAGCATACGCCAGAATGCCGCCGAGCGGCGTGCTGAGGCTCACCACCGTATTGAGGGCCACCGCCCGCGAGAACGAGTAGCCGCTGTCCAGGAGGACGGCGATGTCCCCCAGCTCCTGAGGCAGCTCATGGGCCACCACGGCGACCGCGGTGGCCACGCCCACCGGGACACTGACCAGGAAGGCCCCGGCGATCACCACGCCGTCGACGAAGTTGTGCAGGCCGTCGCTCGTCAATATGAGGGGCCCCGTCGCCCGGTGGGTATCGCACGTCCCGTCGTGGCAATGCCGCCACAGGATCAGCTTCTCGAGCGTGAAGAAGAGGACCAGCCCGGCGAGCACGGTCCCCAGCATGGCGACCGTCTCGCCCGCGCGAAGGGCCTCGGGCAGCAGGGCCAGGAATGCCGCCCCCATCAGGGTTCCCACGGCATAGCTCACGAGCCCGGACAGCAAGCGTCCGCGCATCCGGTCGGGAGCGGTGCGCACCAGCCCCGCGGCGACGAGCATCGCCGCCACCGTCATCAGGCTGGCCCCCACGATCCAGATCAGGCGCACCGAGCCTCTGGCTTGCCGAGACCCCGACGGAATGGGAGATTAGGGGGGGCATCTGGCCGACGGGCTCGGTAGTCAGCGGAGGACACGGATGGAAGCCTTTGTCGTCGGAGAGGAAACGTCTCATCACGTCGGTGATCCCAGATGCCCGGCATGCTGGGAATCGTATCCCGAGCTGTGTCCATGCGGGGGGTTGATTCACGCCGCCGGCGAGCCGGAGGAAGACGCCGACGGTAACCTGCTCGTGGTCACGCGATGCGATCAGTGTGGCCGCTCGGAGGACGACCTCGACGCTGTGCGGTAGGCGGAAAGGCCGGCCCTGAGTCTCGCGCCGCCCTACCCGATCGTCGACGTCGCCGGCCGTCTGGGCCTGGCCGACGCCGACCTCATCCCCTACGGCCGGAGCATCGCCAAAATCCACCTGCGCGCCCTCGAGGCGCGACGCGGCGCGCCCGACGGCAAGCTCGTCGTCGTCTCGTCCATCACCCCCACCCCGCCCGGAGACGGCAAGACGACGGTCAGCATCGGACTCGGCCAGGCCCTCAGCCGGATCGGCCGGCGGGCCATCGTGGCCTTGCGCGAGCCCTCGATCGGTCCGTGCCTGGGCGTCAAAGGCGGGGGCACGGGCGGCGGTCAGGCTCAGGTGGTGCCCGCCGACGCCATCAACTTGCACTTCACCGGCGATATCCACGCTGTCGAGGCGGCCCAGAACCTCCTCGCCGCGTGCCTGGACAACCACCTCCACCACGACAACACCCTTGGCATCGACCCTCGTCAGATCTTCTTCCGGCGGGCGATCGACATGAGCGATCGGGCCCTCAGACAGATGGTGCTGGGCCTGGGCGGGCGGGCCCAGGGCTACCCCCGTGAGGAAGGATTCGTCATCACGGCCGCCTCCGAGATCATGGCCCTGCTCTGCCTGGCCGAGGATCTGATGGACCTCAAGGCCCGGTTGGGCGGCATCCTGGTGGCCTTCGCCTTCGATGGTCGTCCCATCTTCGCCCGCGACCTCGGGGTGACCGGCGCGATGACGGCGCTCCTGCGCGACGCCATCCACCCGAACCTCGTGCAAACCCTGGAAGGGACGCCCGCGCTAATCCACGGCGGCCCCTTCGCCAACATCGCCCACGGCTGCAACTCTGTCGTCGCCACGAAGCTCGGGCTCAAGCTCGCGGACATCTGCGTGACCGAGGCGGGCTTCGGCGTCGACCTGGGCGCCGAGAAGTTCTTCGACATCAAGTGCGGCTACGCGGGGCTCGTCCCCGACGCCGTCGTCCTGGTCGCCACGGCGCGCGCGCTCAAGTTCCACGGAGGCGTGCCGCTGCCGGCGCTGGACCGTGCCGATCCCGACGCGCTGAAGACAGGGATGGCGAACCTGGATAAGCACCTCGAGAACGTCGCCCTGTTCGGCGTGCCCGCGCTCGTCGCCGTCAACCGCTACGGCTCGGATACCGAGGCCGAGCTGAGGGCGATCATCGAGCACTGCGCCGATCTGGGCGTGCCCGCCGCCGTGGCCGACGTGTACGGGCGCGGGGGCGCCGGCGGCGAGGCGCTGGCCGGAGCGCTCGCGGATCTGCTGGCGCGCGCGCCCTCACGGTTCCGGCCCCTCTACGACTGGCGGGCCCCGATCAGGGCCAAGATCGAGACGATCGCCACCCGCATGTACGGCGCCGGGCAGGTCGCCTACACGAGACGCGCGGAGGAGCAGATCGGCCGCGCCGAGGCGCTGGGCTTCGCCGGGCTGCCGGTCTGCATGGCCAAGACCCCGCGGTCGCTGTCCGACGATCCGGCCCTTCTGGGCCGGCCCCGTGACTTCGTGCTGACCGTGAACGAGGTCCGTATCTCGGCCGGCGCCGGCTTCCTGGTCCCGATCACCGGCGAGATCCTGACGATGCCGGGTCTCCCACGCTCGCCGAACGCGGAGCGGATCGACGTCGAGGCCGACGGGCGGATCACCGGCCTGGTCTGACTGCGTATAATCGTGGGCGTGCTGCGGCTCGAGCATCTGATCGAGCGGGCGGCCCGACACCTGGGCGGGCCCCGCGTGCTGGCTCTGCCCTTCCTGCGCGCCCTGGCCGTGATCTCCGGGTACGTCTGGCTGTTCCTGGCGCCCGACTACCAGGGCTGGCACGCCGTGCATGCCACCATGCTGGCCTTCCTGCTCTACAGCGTGAGCGTCATCACCCTGGTCTGGGTCCGCACGGCCAAGATGCTCCGCTTCCACGATCTCGTGCTCGCCGGGGATCTCGCCTTCGCGCTGCTGCTCATCCATCTCACGGGCGGGGCGACCAGCACGCTGTTCCTGGCCTTGCTGGTGATCGCCGGGCTGCAGTCCTACTACTACGGACTCACCCGGGGGGTGCTCGTCGCCGCCGTCTCGGCGGCCGCCTATATCGCCGTTTCCTGGCCGACGATCGATGAAGTCCAATGGGCCAACATGGCGATCCGGCTCTCGGTCCTCATCGGAACGGCCCTCGGCGTCGGCCTCCTGGGCGATGCCGAGGACCGAGAACGCCGCCAGGTCCTGATGCTGTCGGCCGACGCGGAGGAGCGCGAGCGCTTCATCCGGAGCGTCGTCGATAGCGTCGGCGAGGGGCTGATCGTGCTGGATCCCCAGGGACGGGTGACGACCTGGAACCACGCCCTGGAAGCCCGGTACGGCATCGCGGCCGCCGAGGTGGTCGGCCGGAATCTGTTCGAGTTCAATCCCGAATTGAAGCGCGAGGCGCTGGTCGAGCCTCTCGAGCGACTGCTGCGTGGCGACATCGACGAGTTCGCCCTCGACGCGATGGAGCACCAGACGCTGCGCAAAGGGCCGGTGGTCTTGAATATCCGGGGCAGCCTGCTCCGCCACCGCGGGCAACCGGCAGGAGCGGTCCTCCTGATCGAGGACATCACCAGACGAGTGGAATTGGAGCGGGCCGCCCGCCAGACGGAGAAGCTGGTGGCCCTGGGCACGCTCTCCACGGGGCTCGCCCACGAGTTGAACAACCCGATCGGAATCATCTCGTCGCGGATCGAGCTGATGCTGCTGGAGACCGATCCGCAGACCCTGCCCGCAGCCATCTGGGAGGACCTGAACGTTCTGCGCCGCCACGCGGAGCGCATCACGCGAATCGTGCAAGGCCTGCTCTCGTTTGCCCGTCAGTCCGGCCGGGCCACCGGCCCTGTCGATCTCAACCGGATCGTCGACGACACGCTGCTGCTCGTGG from the Candidatus Methylomirabilota bacterium genome contains:
- a CDS encoding amidohydrolase family protein, translating into MTDRPKAIDIMYYVATPEFIARWTDAKKGELICRMERAIGSLPQFESLPAMLTKMDEAGVERVFIAQTKMWSYWNRWMYMDTRLDEVLQYTETYPDRFVGLAGYNPFRIKESLAEIETAVTRHGFKGVYVHIYGFDIPLHDKKMYPLYAKCAELDVPVSVQTGHVLEAMPSEHGRPMYLDYVAADFPTLRLLGAHTGWPWVEELMSVCYKWDTVWFGVDAWMPKYLKPEIINFIGSRMGQDRAVWGTNGLGWKESLDQVDALGLRPEARQKLIRDNARELFRL
- a CDS encoding universal stress protein, with amino-acid sequence MNPWLVLLALIVLAAAFVVAPVAAASLSYWRRAWLVRCPQDGAEARIAVNARRAALAEVLGGSGPEIVRCTLWRTLPSLRPCGQECLARPISERRPAGPRWHRGAGVRTIVVPLDGAPGSESVLQTAADLARAHGASVRLVRVEQPPSLVYSLDDRIVAYSDQESARIEQEARRYLAGIARGLPDLPVDLVVRFGDSATEIAEEAEKADADLITMATHRRRGVMRALKGSVAERVARSTDIPLVLVPYGPPAAA
- a CDS encoding class I SAM-dependent methyltransferase → MTGPPPARLVAPSRGSVWTTRTVAWYERADARSDYARRVLDVIAPLVADCRSALDVGAGFGALALPLAERLRQVTALEPSPPMATALRRGASRRGLGNVTVIQGAWGEVELEPHDLVICAHVGSLLHPGSPFLADVGLAARRGVALVRDTPGGDDKFFFSELYPILLGRTYERCNGAAATVGALDPLGVNAAATAIEYRSDQPFDSLDDACEFWTTHLGRDDAQARAFLRDFLADRLRREGDRWIAPYRKRALVVHWRVPQP
- a CDS encoding hemerythrin domain-containing protein, which codes for MNTPTETLRDEHVLILRALDLLETAAARVERGLATPEGWWADVIAWLRGFADRNHHAKEERALFPAMARAGVPAEAGGPIAVMQEEHGQGRALLQVVADGEARPRVVAARRYIDLLRNHIEKENEVLFPLADDLLDRAAQDALGREFATVTAEMGRHASLEHAAAALQALVTGLAGSPDAAGTR
- a CDS encoding TIGR04053 family radical SAM/SPASM domain-containing protein, which produces MSGFDRAPFIVIWETTRACALACVHCRAEAMPHRDPGELTTEEARRLVDRVRDFGDPPPLFVLTGGDPLRRPDIAELVAYGSARGLSVSLTPSGTAAVTEARLRGLKGAGLARLAVSLDGATADVHDAFRGVVGSHRHTMRIIERARGLGLPLQINTTVCRRTVADLPALATQMETYGAALWALFFLIPVGRADAGQALAADEIEDVLVWAAGLAARVPFGVKTTEAPHYHRVLAQQGIGRRPGLSGVRPDRIGRAGRAVTDGNGFVFIDHLGAICPSGFLPLSAGNVRRDDLVAVYREHPLFRSLRDAAQLRGRCGRCEYRERCGGSRARAWAATGDPLAEDPGCAWVPAAPGATPVLAGGSDVALPVKRDDVVAALRTVLDPELGLSIVELGLVYRVEIEGGRVDITMTLTTSGCPIHEVMLDWVREAVLRVPGVTDARVSLTFDPPWTPDLMAVSGRP
- a CDS encoding DUF542 domain-containing protein, encoding MATCSCHGHQGHATGTSRTAAAQTVGEVAGRSTRALEVLQRFGINHCCGAGLTLAEASAAAGVDLGRLLAALGELPDEPGSASGRG
- a CDS encoding DUF4149 domain-containing protein, yielding MSLSLLARSLHVLAAIVWIGGMLFIALVLVPVVRRLEPAERLRLVHATGLRFRTVGWIALSLLLLSGLLNLWLRPYLLGVPLFHVKLGLVVLALALGVIHDFVLGPRAGAPGADPGLRVRASWVARANVLVVLAVVVLGLALRG
- a CDS encoding magnesium transporter, producing MAVPDDETVFPVAFETAGEHVARRVPTTTPEATAGEIRAALAGERYDCATDVAVCVEGRLVGLVPIEALLRAPADSSARTIMDPDPPVVRPGADQELAAWKAVQQGESALAVVDEAGGFVGLIPPQRLLAVLLAEHHEDMARLGGLWRDALSARRSLQEPVWRRLAHRLPWLVVGLAGMVLAADLVAAFEHEVRSSLVLAFFLPGIVYLADAVGTQTETLVVRGLSVGIPLVRVVRQEIVTGILIGLGLALASVPLAWRWDGSQLMAVLGISLAAACSTATAVAIALPWLLQRLGGDPAFGSGPLATVIQDLLSILIYLTVARAFMG
- a CDS encoding universal stress protein gives rise to the protein MRVLYATDGSADARAAGEWLSRFPLPASAEIVVLAVVTLPHSALDIPTVRAYYDGLRGAAAAVAEQARADLTRRWAASARVVEGEPREEISRLAEEWNADLVVVGARGLGAVKGWLLGSVSTAAVHHAPCPVLVVKGRPPGLRKAVIAVDGSPDSMRAARFFAALPLDPTLVIRLVAVAEPPRIPVADPELFAVPVPTALRESAGAWRTRLEGVLRDLETELRSKTANVEQSCILGNPAEEIIGAASEPQIDLVVVGARGHGTMMRLVLGSVSERVLHHAPCSVLVVKRRPRPAG